The Fulvivirga ligni genome window below encodes:
- a CDS encoding DUF2157 domain-containing protein produces the protein MMKLNKKQGDFLTDTIDEWEQNSVITPDEAEKLKNSYSIRPFDWKGLATYSFWIAVICGVISVVSIMADGIVIELIEKFFTSFDVGACILFSLLAAGAFYLGLKRRKTMPLKTMSNEALFLAGALFTSVAIGYLGEAIDTGSGHYSLLFLLSTIIFAGLAIWFPSTLVWIFALLSFGSWFGAETGYISGWGAYFLGMNYPLRFVVFGAILIGVSFLFKYNQKTFYFYKSTYILGLLNLFISLWILSIFGNYGDISSWYDVKQIELFHWGLIFAAVAVLAIVYGLKYDDYTSRSFGITFLFINLYTKFFEYFWDSMHKAMFFIILAASFWIIGRKAESIWNLEFLPLKPESDGEEAIDKE, from the coding sequence ATGATGAAGTTGAATAAGAAACAAGGAGATTTCCTTACTGATACCATTGACGAATGGGAACAAAACTCAGTGATTACTCCAGATGAAGCCGAAAAACTAAAAAATAGCTATTCTATAAGGCCATTCGATTGGAAAGGTCTTGCTACATATTCTTTTTGGATAGCAGTGATCTGCGGGGTGATATCAGTGGTATCCATTATGGCAGATGGCATTGTGATAGAGCTGATTGAAAAGTTCTTCACCAGTTTTGATGTAGGCGCTTGTATCTTATTTTCATTACTAGCAGCGGGAGCCTTTTATCTTGGCTTGAAGAGGAGAAAAACCATGCCACTAAAGACCATGAGTAATGAAGCATTATTTCTGGCCGGAGCATTATTTACTTCTGTAGCCATAGGCTATTTGGGTGAAGCCATAGATACAGGTAGCGGCCATTATTCATTATTGTTTTTATTGTCCACAATAATATTTGCTGGCTTGGCTATTTGGTTTCCTTCCACATTGGTTTGGATATTTGCCCTATTATCATTCGGCAGCTGGTTTGGAGCAGAAACAGGCTATATATCTGGCTGGGGTGCTTACTTTCTAGGTATGAACTACCCGCTGAGATTCGTAGTGTTCGGAGCCATTTTAATTGGTGTTAGCTTTCTGTTCAAGTATAATCAGAAGACATTCTATTTCTATAAATCAACCTATATTCTGGGTCTACTCAACTTGTTCATTTCCTTATGGATTCTTTCAATATTTGGAAACTATGGAGATATAAGTTCCTGGTATGATGTGAAGCAAATTGAGCTGTTTCACTGGGGATTAATATTTGCCGCTGTGGCTGTGCTGGCCATAGTTTATGGACTAAAATACGATGACTATACCTCCAGAAGCTTTGGTATAACTTTTCTCTTTATTAATCTATACACCAAGTTTTTTGAATACTTCTGGGACTCCATGCATAAGGCAATGTTCTTCATCATTTTGGCAGCCTCATTCTGGATAATAGGAAGAAAAGCAGAGTCTATATGGAATCTTGAATTTCTGCCATTAAAGCCTGAGAGTGATGGCGAGGAGGCAATTGATAAAGAGTAA
- a CDS encoding dihydrofolate reductase family protein, with translation MRKIIVLSMITLDGVMQAPGGPEEDTSNGFKFGGWTRPYSDELYDKTVRKELEPAEYLLGRKTFEIWEDYWPNHADFWPGINQGMKYVFSNTRTESSWNNTQFIQTVEDVKNVKSTEGSDIHVWGSSELVHLLLAHDLVDEMRLKIHPLTFGSGKKLFSEGIFPAAFKLVESLVTTTGVILVHYRREGEVKTGAQWD, from the coding sequence ATGAGAAAAATAATAGTTTTAAGCATGATTACTCTGGACGGAGTTATGCAGGCTCCAGGTGGTCCTGAAGAAGATACTTCAAACGGTTTTAAGTTTGGTGGCTGGACCAGGCCTTACAGCGATGAACTGTATGATAAAACTGTAAGAAAGGAGCTGGAGCCCGCAGAGTATTTACTAGGGAGGAAAACCTTTGAGATTTGGGAAGACTATTGGCCAAATCATGCTGACTTTTGGCCTGGAATAAACCAAGGCATGAAGTATGTGTTTTCAAACACCAGAACCGAATCTAGCTGGAATAATACTCAATTTATTCAGACTGTAGAAGATGTTAAGAATGTGAAGTCTACGGAAGGTTCTGACATTCATGTTTGGGGTAGCAGTGAATTAGTGCACCTGCTTTTAGCTCATGATCTGGTGGACGAGATGAGATTGAAAATCCACCCACTCACATTTGGTTCAGGCAAAAAGCTTTTTAGTGAAGGAATTTTTCCAGCAGCCTTTAAGCTGGTAGAAAGCCTAGTGACCACCACAGGAGTAATCTTAGTTCACTATAGGAGAGAAGGTGAAGTGAAGACGGGTGCCCAGTGGGATTAG
- a CDS encoding SRPBCC family protein, translating into MITNLEFDFTVDKDSRTIFITREFAAGLPLVWAAFTEERLLDQWGAPSPWVAKTKHMNFEEGGSRLYAMVSPDGQEHWSIQEFTSISPTSNYKMLTNFADKDGNIISGIPSSENDLTFIGNGDITTVKISIKYATLEVLEMMIEKGFKEGYAMTMDNLDKVLKSLS; encoded by the coding sequence ATGATTACTAACCTGGAATTCGATTTTACTGTAGACAAAGACAGTCGAACTATTTTTATCACCAGAGAATTTGCAGCTGGCTTACCGTTGGTATGGGCCGCTTTTACAGAGGAGCGCTTGCTGGACCAGTGGGGAGCACCATCACCTTGGGTAGCTAAAACTAAGCATATGAATTTTGAAGAAGGAGGCAGTAGACTTTACGCCATGGTGAGCCCTGATGGGCAGGAGCATTGGTCTATCCAGGAGTTCACATCCATATCACCTACTTCCAATTATAAGATGCTCACCAATTTTGCAGATAAAGATGGCAATATTATTTCCGGAATCCCCAGTTCTGAAAATGATCTTACCTTCATTGGTAATGGAGATATCACTACCGTAAAAATCTCTATAAAATATGCCACCTTAGAAGTGCTGGAAATGATGATAGAAAAAGGATTTAAAGAAGGATATGCCATGACCATGGATAATCTGGATAAGGTTCTTAAATCATTATCTTAA
- a CDS encoding DUF1801 domain-containing protein has product MDELKLKIDPRADVEYDNYPSQVKERMLFLRNLVIDTARKMDDVAALEITLKWGEPSFITKNGSTLRMDWKQKTPDQYAMYFQCTSRLVNTFRSVFGDLLKYEGNRAVVFDLNQELPVEELKECIKASLRYHKVKDQITLGI; this is encoded by the coding sequence ATGGATGAGCTAAAGCTGAAAATTGATCCCAGAGCCGACGTGGAATATGACAATTATCCATCGCAGGTGAAAGAGAGAATGTTATTTCTCAGGAATCTGGTCATAGATACGGCTCGTAAAATGGATGACGTGGCTGCTCTGGAGATTACATTAAAATGGGGTGAGCCAAGTTTTATTACTAAAAACGGAAGCACCCTACGCATGGACTGGAAGCAGAAAACACCAGACCAATATGCCATGTACTTCCAGTGTACCAGCAGATTGGTGAATACATTCAGAAGTGTTTTTGGAGATTTGCTCAAGTATGAAGGTAACAGAGCTGTGGTTTTCGATCTCAATCAAGAGCTCCCCGTTGAAGAGTTAAAAGAGTGCATCAAGGCATCTTTGAGATACCATAAAGTAAAAGATCAAATTACATTAGGTATTTAG
- the map gene encoding type I methionyl aminopeptidase, which translates to MSISKESELEGMKSVSEVVANTLKLMREYAEIGMSTKELDEYGGAILKQYGAHSAPFETYGFPGYTCISVNKAAAHGVPSTKKILKEGDLVNIDVSAELNGFWSDNGGSFVLGRDLHNHQPLVDASSKILKKAIYSIKEGVRISDVGYLIETEAKKKGFKVIKNLAGHGVGRSLHEEPSDILNYRVRTNRERFKKNTTVAVETFISTRSNYADTAKDGWTLVGDRGGYVTQHEHTILITDGDPIILTQANGIWV; encoded by the coding sequence ATGTCTATAAGCAAAGAGTCAGAATTAGAGGGGATGAAAAGTGTCAGCGAAGTGGTAGCCAATACACTAAAGCTGATGAGAGAATATGCTGAAATAGGCATGTCTACCAAAGAATTAGATGAATATGGTGGCGCTATTTTGAAACAATATGGTGCACATTCAGCTCCTTTTGAGACTTATGGTTTCCCGGGTTACACTTGCATTAGTGTAAATAAGGCGGCTGCTCACGGTGTGCCATCAACTAAGAAAATCCTGAAAGAAGGAGATCTGGTTAATATTGACGTTTCTGCTGAGCTTAATGGCTTTTGGTCAGATAATGGTGGTTCCTTTGTTTTAGGTAGAGATCTTCATAACCATCAACCATTGGTAGATGCTTCCAGTAAAATATTGAAGAAGGCCATTTATAGCATCAAAGAAGGAGTGAGGATAAGTGATGTGGGTTATCTCATAGAAACTGAAGCCAAAAAGAAAGGCTTTAAAGTAATCAAAAACTTGGCTGGCCACGGCGTTGGGCGTAGTTTACATGAAGAGCCTAGTGATATCCTGAATTATAGAGTGAGAACTAACAGAGAGCGTTTTAAGAAAAACACTACAGTGGCTGTGGAAACCTTTATTTCTACAAGGTCTAACTATGCAGATACGGCTAAAGATGGCTGGACGCTGGTTGGTGACAGGGGTGGTTACGTTACTCAGCATGAACATACTATCCTTATTACAGATGGTGATCCTATCATTCTTACCCAGGCGAATGGTATTTGGGTGTAA